A window of the Egibacter rhizosphaerae genome harbors these coding sequences:
- a CDS encoding pyruvate carboxylase: protein MVEKVLVANRGEIAIRAFRAATELGMRTVAVYTLEDRDSLHRLKADEAYQIGEPGHPVRAYLDGDELIATAREVGADAIYPGYGFLSESTDFAAACARAGITFVGPPAEVLGLTGDKVRARGAAADAGIPVLRASSLMEDPSDAPAAAEELGFPVFVKAAAGGGGRGLRRVERPEDLPRAVETAIREAEGAFGDPTVFLEQAVTRPRHIEVQILAGSAGEVLHLYERDCSVQRRHQKVVELAPAPDLDPEVREQICADAVRFGRAVDYRNAGTVEFLLDPDTGRHVFIECNPRIQVEHTVTEEVTDIDLVQSQLRIADGATLKDLGLRQDDVRVRGTAIQCRITTEDPRNDFRPDTGRISAYRSPGGAGIRLDAGSAFVGSVVSPHFDSMLVKLTARGLDLSQAARRARRALAEFRIRGVRTNTPFLQAVLADPDFLAGRVSTSFIDERPHLTRVSAGENRAQRMLEFVADRTVNRPHGEPGDLIDPGSKVPNLRGSEDPPAGSRQRLEELGPDAFAAELRAQEPIALTDTTLRDAHQSLFATRMRTFDMVAAAPHLARRLPQLLSLEAWGGATYDVALRFLYEDPWSRLSRLREAVPNICLQMLLRGRNLLGYTGYPDEVVHAFVAEATDAGIDIFRVFDALNDLEQMRTAITAVREAGALAEGALCYTSDLHDPGEHTYTLDHYLRVAEGLVEAGAHILCIKDMAGLLRPPAARTLVTALRERFEQPVHLHTHDTAGGQLGTYVAALEAGVDALDGAQAPLSGMTSQPNLAAIVAATDRTERASGVSLDALGDLEPYWHAVRQLYRPFEAGLAYPTGTVYRHEIPGGQLSNLRAQANAVGLAGRFEEVEEAYAACNDVLGNIIKVTPTSKVVGDLALQCVSTGLDPYELAADPSGHDLPDSVIGFLRGELGTPPGGWPEPFRTKVLAARGEAPVRTTLADADRAGLETPGAERRAKLNHLLFPGPAQQYEEARERWGDLSVLPTEPFLYGLDQDREIAIDLERGVRLYVELEAVSEPDERGFRTVHVTLNGQSRPIDVRDESVESEIARVEKADPNQPGHVAAPLTGVVTPSVAEGDRVQAGSAVATIEAMKMESQISAPASGTVNRVVVVPATAVEPGDLVLELDLDG from the coding sequence ATGGTCGAGAAGGTGTTGGTCGCCAACCGCGGAGAGATCGCGATCCGCGCGTTCCGAGCGGCCACCGAGCTGGGGATGCGGACCGTCGCGGTCTACACGCTCGAGGACCGCGACTCGCTGCATCGGCTGAAGGCCGACGAGGCCTACCAGATCGGGGAGCCGGGCCACCCTGTGCGGGCCTACCTCGACGGCGACGAGCTCATCGCCACCGCTCGCGAGGTCGGCGCGGACGCGATCTACCCCGGGTACGGCTTCCTGTCCGAGTCGACCGACTTCGCGGCGGCCTGCGCCCGGGCCGGCATCACGTTCGTCGGCCCGCCCGCCGAGGTGCTCGGCCTCACCGGCGACAAGGTCCGCGCCCGCGGGGCCGCCGCGGACGCGGGCATCCCCGTCCTGCGGGCGTCCTCCCTGATGGAGGACCCCTCCGACGCCCCGGCTGCGGCGGAGGAACTCGGTTTCCCCGTGTTCGTCAAGGCCGCTGCCGGTGGCGGCGGCCGGGGTCTGCGGCGCGTCGAACGACCCGAGGACCTGCCCCGGGCGGTCGAGACCGCGATCCGCGAGGCCGAGGGGGCGTTCGGCGACCCGACGGTCTTCCTGGAGCAGGCGGTCACCCGGCCCCGCCACATCGAGGTGCAGATCCTGGCGGGCAGCGCGGGTGAGGTGCTCCACCTCTACGAGCGCGATTGCTCGGTGCAACGGCGTCATCAGAAGGTCGTGGAGTTGGCGCCCGCGCCCGACCTCGACCCCGAGGTGCGCGAGCAGATCTGCGCCGACGCGGTTCGTTTCGGCCGGGCCGTGGACTACCGCAACGCCGGCACCGTCGAGTTCCTGCTCGACCCCGACACGGGCCGGCACGTGTTCATCGAGTGCAACCCCCGGATCCAGGTCGAGCACACCGTGACCGAGGAGGTCACCGACATCGACCTGGTCCAGTCACAGCTGCGCATCGCCGACGGCGCGACGCTGAAGGACCTCGGGCTGCGTCAGGACGACGTCCGCGTGCGCGGCACCGCCATCCAGTGCCGGATCACGACCGAGGACCCGCGGAACGACTTCCGGCCCGACACCGGGCGCATCAGCGCGTACCGCTCACCGGGCGGCGCGGGCATCCGGCTGGACGCGGGCAGCGCCTTCGTGGGCAGCGTGGTGAGCCCGCACTTCGATTCGATGCTGGTCAAGCTGACCGCCCGGGGCCTCGACCTGTCCCAAGCCGCTCGGCGCGCCCGGCGCGCGCTGGCCGAGTTCCGCATCCGCGGGGTGCGCACGAACACGCCGTTCCTGCAGGCGGTGCTGGCCGACCCCGACTTCCTCGCCGGCCGCGTGTCCACGAGCTTCATCGACGAGCGCCCGCACCTCACCCGGGTCTCGGCCGGTGAGAACCGCGCGCAGCGGATGCTCGAGTTCGTCGCCGACCGGACGGTCAACCGACCCCACGGCGAGCCCGGCGACTTGATCGACCCGGGCTCGAAGGTGCCGAACCTGCGTGGTTCGGAGGACCCGCCCGCGGGCAGCCGCCAGCGCCTCGAGGAGCTCGGGCCCGACGCCTTCGCGGCCGAGTTGCGAGCCCAGGAGCCCATCGCGCTGACCGACACGACGCTGCGGGACGCGCACCAGTCGCTGTTCGCCACCCGCATGCGCACCTTCGACATGGTCGCGGCCGCGCCGCACCTGGCTCGACGGCTGCCGCAGTTGCTCAGCCTCGAGGCGTGGGGCGGGGCGACCTACGACGTCGCGCTGCGCTTCCTGTACGAGGACCCGTGGAGCCGGTTGTCCCGCCTGCGCGAGGCCGTGCCCAACATCTGCCTGCAGATGCTGCTGCGCGGCCGGAACCTGCTCGGCTACACCGGGTACCCGGACGAGGTCGTGCACGCGTTCGTCGCCGAGGCGACCGACGCGGGGATCGACATCTTCCGGGTCTTCGACGCGCTCAACGATCTCGAGCAGATGCGGACCGCGATCACCGCGGTCCGCGAGGCGGGCGCCCTCGCCGAGGGCGCGCTCTGCTACACGAGCGACCTCCACGATCCCGGGGAGCACACCTACACGCTCGACCACTACCTCCGCGTGGCGGAGGGCCTCGTCGAGGCCGGCGCGCACATCCTGTGCATCAAGGACATGGCGGGGCTGTTGCGACCACCGGCCGCGCGGACGTTGGTGACCGCGCTGCGCGAACGCTTCGAGCAGCCCGTGCACCTGCACACCCACGACACCGCCGGGGGACAGCTCGGGACCTACGTGGCCGCGCTGGAGGCCGGCGTCGACGCGCTCGATGGGGCGCAGGCACCGCTGTCCGGGATGACCAGCCAGCCGAACCTCGCCGCGATCGTCGCCGCGACCGATCGCACCGAGCGAGCCAGCGGCGTGAGCCTCGACGCGCTCGGCGACCTGGAGCCGTACTGGCACGCGGTGCGCCAGCTCTACCGGCCGTTCGAGGCCGGCCTGGCCTATCCCACCGGGACGGTGTACCGCCACGAGATCCCCGGCGGGCAACTGTCGAACCTGCGGGCGCAGGCCAATGCGGTCGGTCTCGCGGGCCGCTTCGAGGAGGTCGAGGAGGCCTACGCCGCCTGCAACGACGTGCTCGGCAACATCATCAAGGTGACGCCGACGTCGAAGGTCGTCGGCGACCTCGCACTGCAGTGCGTGTCCACCGGCCTCGACCCTTACGAGCTCGCCGCCGACCCGAGCGGGCACGACCTGCCGGACAGCGTCATCGGCTTCCTGCGCGGCGAGCTGGGGACCCCTCCGGGCGGGTGGCCGGAGCCGTTCCGCACGAAGGTCCTGGCCGCACGCGGGGAGGCCCCCGTCCGCACGACCCTGGCCGACGCCGATCGTGCCGGGCTCGAGACGCCCGGCGCCGAGCGTCGCGCGAAGCTGAACCACCTGCTGTTTCCCGGCCCCGCACAGCAGTACGAGGAGGCCCGCGAGCGGTGGGGGGACCTGTCGGTCCTGCCCACCGAGCCGTTCCTGTACGGCCTCGACCAGGATCGCGAGATCGCGATCGACCTCGAGCGAGGGGTGCGCCTCTACGTCGAGCTCGAGGCCGTGAGCGAGCCGGACGAGCGCGGGTTCCGCACGGTCCACGTGACCCTGAACGGGCAGTCGCGCCCGATCGACGTGCGCGACGAGTCGGTCGAGAGCGAGATCGCGCGGGTCGAGAAGGCTGATCCGAACCAGCCCGGGCACGTCGCCGCGCCGCTGACGGGGGTGGTCACGCCGAGCGTCGCCGAGGGCGACCGCGTGCAGGCCGGCTCGGCGGTGGCCACGATCGAGGCGATGAAGATGGAGTCGCAGATCTCGGCGCCCGCCAGCGGGACCGTGAACCGCGTGGTCGTCGTCCCGGCCACCGCCGTCGAGCCGGGGGACCTCGTGCTCGAGCTCGACCTCGACGGCTGA
- a CDS encoding iron ABC transporter substrate-binding protein translates to MPLARTVLLALALGAALAVLLSACAEGDDDAPQEGDDAATEDDADSEDDGDPEDDGDPEDDGDPEDDADPEDDAEPAETDTGEPLTIYSGRSEELVGPLIGDLEDRAGIDIEVRYGDTAELAAQILEEGENTPADLFFGQDAGALGALKVEDRLSELPEDVLTRVDERFADPEGAWVGTSGRARVIAYNTEAVDEADLPDSLLDFTDERWDGRLGWSPPNGSFQAHVTALRTELGDDETLAWLEGIDEVGTEYENNTAIVEALGRGEVDVGLTNHYYLYRFLEEDPDFPVENAFLEAGDVGNLINIAGVGVIAESDHQDAAMAITEEFLTDESQQYFAEEVFEFPLVPGVEVDERLPEVEEIESPDIDLSDLEDLEGTIDLLQEAGVL, encoded by the coding sequence ATGCCCCTTGCCCGAACCGTCCTGCTCGCGCTCGCCCTGGGAGCCGCGCTGGCCGTGCTCCTGTCGGCTTGTGCCGAGGGGGACGACGACGCTCCGCAGGAGGGCGATGACGCGGCAACTGAGGACGACGCCGACTCCGAGGACGATGGCGACCCCGAGGACGACGGCGACCCCGAGGACGACGGCGACCCCGAGGACGACGCCGACCCCGAGGACGACGCCGAGCCGGCCGAGACGGACACCGGCGAGCCGCTCACCATCTACTCCGGGCGCAGTGAGGAGCTCGTGGGCCCCCTGATCGGCGACCTCGAGGACCGCGCCGGGATCGACATCGAGGTGCGCTACGGCGACACCGCCGAGCTGGCCGCACAGATCCTCGAGGAGGGCGAGAACACGCCGGCCGACCTGTTCTTCGGGCAGGACGCCGGCGCCCTCGGCGCCCTGAAGGTCGAGGACCGCCTGTCGGAGCTGCCCGAGGACGTGCTCACCCGCGTGGACGAGCGCTTCGCCGACCCGGAGGGCGCGTGGGTCGGGACGTCCGGGCGCGCCCGTGTCATCGCCTACAACACCGAGGCGGTGGACGAGGCGGACCTGCCCGACAGCCTCCTCGACTTCACCGACGAGCGGTGGGACGGACGCCTCGGCTGGTCGCCGCCCAACGGGTCGTTCCAGGCGCACGTCACGGCGCTGCGCACCGAGCTCGGTGACGACGAGACGCTCGCATGGCTCGAGGGGATCGACGAGGTCGGCACCGAATACGAGAACAACACGGCCATCGTCGAGGCGCTCGGGCGCGGCGAGGTCGACGTCGGCCTGACCAACCACTACTACCTCTACCGGTTCCTCGAGGAGGACCCGGACTTTCCGGTCGAGAACGCCTTCCTCGAGGCCGGCGACGTCGGCAACCTCATCAACATCGCCGGCGTCGGGGTCATCGCGGAGAGCGACCACCAGGACGCGGCGATGGCGATCACCGAGGAGTTCCTCACCGACGAATCGCAGCAGTACTTCGCCGAGGAGGTGTTCGAGTTCCCGCTCGTTCCCGGTGTCGAGGTGGATGAACGCTTGCCCGAGGTCGAGGAGATCGAGAGCCCGGACATCGATCTCTCCGACCTCGAGGATCTCGAGGGCACGATCGACTTGCTGCAGGAGGCCGGCGTGCTCTGA
- the folB gene encoding dihydroneopterin aldolase, producing MGAGDRIELVGLRAYGRHGVQPEEHTRGQPFVVDVTLSVDLRGAGASDALRDTVDYGALADRVRAAITDTRFDLIEALAEHVAGLALDEPRVEEASVRVAKPHAPVPADVGEVAVSVTRSRESAS from the coding sequence GTGGGTGCGGGTGACCGGATCGAGTTGGTCGGTCTGCGCGCGTACGGCCGTCACGGGGTGCAGCCCGAGGAGCATACGCGGGGCCAACCGTTCGTCGTCGACGTGACGCTGTCGGTGGACCTCCGGGGCGCGGGCGCCAGCGACGCCTTGCGCGACACCGTCGACTACGGTGCGCTGGCCGATCGTGTGCGGGCGGCGATCACCGACACCCGCTTCGACCTGATCGAGGCGCTGGCCGAGCACGTGGCGGGTCTGGCGCTCGACGAGCCCCGCGTCGAGGAGGCGAGCGTGCGGGTCGCGAAACCGCATGCTCCCGTGCCGGCGGACGTGGGGGAGGTCGCGGTGTCGGTCACCCGTTCGCGGGAGTCGGCCTCGTGA
- a CDS encoding TIGR00730 family Rossman fold protein has product MTDRISSVCVFTASSPGTNPAYRDAAWALGATLARERVRLVYGGARVGLMGELADSVRAHDGEVVGVMPRNLVDWEVAHEGLSELRVVTSMHERKAQMSELADAFAALPGGLGTLEELFEVWTWSQLGLHAKPVALLDPGGFWQPLLGFLDGMVSERLLRREDRERIVVADDPDTLLDRLRTAEPATVSGKWLDNGPAHARAPGLEA; this is encoded by the coding sequence GTGACCGACCGAATCTCGAGCGTGTGTGTGTTCACCGCGTCGAGCCCCGGGACGAACCCCGCGTATCGCGACGCCGCCTGGGCCCTCGGCGCGACCCTCGCGCGCGAACGTGTCCGGCTCGTCTACGGCGGGGCCAGGGTGGGGCTGATGGGCGAGTTGGCCGACAGCGTGCGCGCCCACGACGGGGAGGTGGTGGGGGTGATGCCACGCAACCTCGTGGACTGGGAGGTCGCGCACGAAGGGTTGAGCGAGCTGCGGGTGGTCACGTCGATGCACGAGCGCAAGGCACAAATGAGCGAGCTCGCGGACGCGTTCGCGGCATTGCCGGGGGGTCTCGGCACGCTCGAGGAGCTCTTCGAGGTGTGGACCTGGAGCCAGCTGGGCCTTCACGCCAAACCGGTCGCGCTGCTCGACCCCGGGGGCTTCTGGCAGCCGTTGCTCGGGTTCCTGGACGGGATGGTCAGCGAGCGGTTGCTGCGTCGGGAGGACCGCGAACGCATCGTCGTTGCGGACGACCCCGACACGCTGCTCGACCGCTTGCGGACCGCGGAGCCGGCCACCGTCAGCGGCAAGTGGCTCGACAACGGCCCGGCACACGCCCGTGCGCCGGGCCTGGAGGCCTAG
- the folE gene encoding GTP cyclohydrolase I FolE, with amino-acid sequence MSDVTTGGAPEGNGAGADGPGSSHEPVRTLTGVPPGRPFDHERIARGVREIFAGLGLDDDDPRLAETPERVARMYDEIFAGLLVEPAEVLDVVFEEGHDELVLIKDIPFASTCEHHLVPFVGRAHVGYIPNERGQVTGLSKLGRLVDLVAKRPSLQERITTTVADTLDRVLEPRGVLVIVEAEHLCMSMRGIRKPGAMTVTSAVRGIIREDAATRAEAMSLALGSNNRSMH; translated from the coding sequence ATGAGCGACGTCACCACCGGCGGCGCCCCTGAGGGCAACGGGGCGGGCGCGGACGGCCCCGGCTCGAGCCACGAGCCGGTCCGCACCCTCACGGGCGTGCCGCCGGGCAGGCCGTTCGACCACGAGCGCATCGCCCGTGGCGTGCGCGAGATCTTCGCGGGCCTCGGGCTCGACGACGACGATCCCCGCCTCGCCGAGACACCCGAGCGGGTCGCCCGGATGTACGACGAGATCTTCGCCGGCCTGCTCGTCGAGCCGGCGGAGGTGCTCGACGTCGTGTTCGAGGAGGGGCACGACGAGCTGGTGCTCATCAAGGACATCCCGTTCGCGAGCACTTGCGAGCACCACCTGGTGCCGTTCGTGGGTCGTGCCCACGTCGGCTACATCCCGAACGAACGGGGTCAGGTCACCGGCTTGTCGAAGCTCGGGCGCCTCGTCGATCTCGTCGCCAAACGACCGAGCCTGCAGGAGCGCATCACCACCACGGTCGCGGACACGCTGGATCGAGTGCTCGAGCCCCGCGGCGTGCTCGTCATCGTCGAGGCCGAGCACCTGTGCATGTCGATGCGGGGCATCCGCAAGCCCGGCGCGATGACCGTGACGAGTGCCGTACGAGGCATCATCCGGGAGGACGCCGCCACCAGGGCGGAGGCGATGTCGCTCGCGCTGGGGTCGAACAACCGGAGCATGCACTAG
- the ftsH gene encoding ATP-dependent zinc metalloprotease FtsH — MSVKRLLRSPFLWVSVLVLVGLGIAAILTLGEDPEELSYDEFLTRLEGGEIRTYEDFSADERLEGELDGDADEADTYVTHYNPELNGEELSQALVEARQDGRVERAEVDTQASAALWQTLAQFLPLLLIFGLFFFLVTQMQGGGGRMMGFGKAKAKTVTKDTPTVTFGDVAGAAEAVEDLKEIRDFLSDPARFQAIGAEIPRGVLLVGPPGTGKTLLARAVAGEAGVPFFSISGSDFVEMYVGVGASRVRDLFEQAKEAAPAIVFMDEIDAVGRHRGAGMGGGHDEREQTLNQLLVEMDGFDATTGVILIAATNRPDILDPALLRPGRFDRQVTVDHPDLEGRQRILEVHARGKPLADDADLAVIARRTPGFTGADLANLVNEAALLSARRGEVEISMHTLEASIDRVIGGPERARVMSDTERRTIAYHEGGHTIVGHALPHADPVHKVSIIPRGQALGWTLSLPTEDRYLVSRGELIDRLAMMLGGRVAEELTIGDYTTGASNDIAKATATARDMVTQYGMSEQLGPLKLGGGDGQPFLGRDYGHERDYSPEVAAEIDREIRVLVDQAHDEALEILAANRAVLEELAGALMDHETVEGEELAAILGRVQPRPSRKLPAMGHGDGAGSGNGVPVSHLRRLDPGLTDSVNRTSDQGSPRGRGEGPGA, encoded by the coding sequence ATGAGCGTGAAGCGGCTCCTTCGGAGCCCGTTCCTCTGGGTGTCGGTGCTCGTGCTCGTCGGGCTCGGCATCGCCGCGATCCTGACCCTCGGTGAGGATCCCGAGGAGCTGTCCTACGACGAGTTCCTCACCCGCCTCGAGGGCGGGGAGATCCGCACTTACGAGGACTTCAGCGCCGATGAGCGCCTCGAAGGCGAGCTCGACGGCGACGCCGACGAGGCGGACACGTACGTCACCCACTACAACCCCGAGCTGAACGGCGAGGAGCTGTCGCAAGCCCTCGTCGAAGCCCGTCAGGACGGGCGGGTCGAGCGCGCCGAGGTCGACACACAGGCGAGCGCGGCGCTCTGGCAGACGCTCGCGCAGTTCCTGCCGCTGCTGCTGATCTTCGGGCTGTTCTTCTTCCTCGTCACCCAGATGCAGGGCGGCGGCGGGCGGATGATGGGCTTCGGCAAGGCGAAGGCCAAGACCGTCACCAAGGACACCCCGACGGTCACGTTCGGCGACGTCGCGGGTGCGGCCGAGGCCGTCGAGGACCTGAAGGAGATCCGCGACTTCCTCTCCGACCCCGCGCGGTTCCAGGCGATCGGTGCCGAGATCCCCCGGGGCGTGCTCCTCGTGGGCCCGCCCGGCACCGGAAAGACGCTCCTCGCGCGCGCGGTCGCTGGCGAGGCGGGCGTGCCGTTCTTCTCGATCTCCGGTTCCGACTTCGTCGAGATGTATGTCGGTGTCGGCGCGAGCCGGGTGCGCGACCTGTTCGAGCAGGCCAAGGAGGCCGCGCCAGCCATCGTGTTCATGGACGAGATCGACGCGGTCGGTCGGCATCGCGGCGCGGGCATGGGCGGTGGACACGACGAGCGCGAACAGACGTTGAACCAGCTGCTCGTCGAGATGGACGGCTTCGACGCGACCACGGGGGTCATCCTCATCGCCGCGACGAACCGGCCCGACATCCTCGACCCGGCCCTGCTGCGACCGGGGCGTTTCGACCGACAGGTCACGGTCGACCATCCCGACCTCGAGGGGCGCCAGCGCATCCTCGAGGTGCACGCGCGGGGCAAGCCGCTGGCCGACGACGCCGATCTGGCCGTGATCGCCCGCCGGACCCCGGGCTTCACCGGCGCGGACCTCGCCAACCTCGTGAACGAGGCGGCGCTGCTCTCGGCCCGCCGTGGCGAGGTCGAGATCTCGATGCACACGCTGGAGGCCTCGATCGACCGCGTCATCGGAGGACCCGAGCGCGCACGGGTGATGAGCGACACCGAGCGTCGCACGATCGCCTACCACGAAGGCGGGCACACCATCGTCGGCCATGCCCTGCCCCACGCCGACCCCGTCCACAAGGTCTCGATCATCCCGCGCGGCCAGGCGCTGGGTTGGACGCTGTCGCTGCCGACCGAGGACCGGTACCTGGTCAGCCGCGGGGAGCTGATCGACCGTCTCGCGATGATGCTGGGAGGCCGCGTCGCCGAGGAGCTCACGATCGGCGACTACACGACGGGTGCGTCGAACGACATCGCCAAGGCGACGGCCACGGCGCGGGACATGGTCACCCAGTACGGAATGAGCGAGCAACTCGGCCCGCTCAAGCTCGGCGGCGGTGACGGCCAGCCGTTCCTGGGTCGCGACTACGGCCACGAGCGCGACTACTCGCCCGAGGTCGCCGCCGAGATCGACCGTGAGATCCGCGTGCTCGTCGACCAGGCACACGACGAGGCCCTGGAGATCCTCGCCGCCAACCGCGCCGTGTTGGAGGAGCTCGCCGGAGCCCTGATGGACCACGAGACCGTCGAGGGCGAGGAGCTCGCGGCGATCCTCGGCCGGGTCCAACCCAGGCCCTCCCGCAAGCTGCCCGCCATGGGCCACGGGGACGGCGCGGGCTCCGGGAACGGGGTGCCCGTGAGCCATCTGCGCCGACTCGATCCCGGCCTCACCGACTCCGTGAATCGCACCAGCGACCAGGGGTCCCCTCGAGGCCGAGGCGAGGGACCGGGCGCCTGA
- a CDS encoding type III pantothenate kinase produces MLLAVDVGNSQTVIGVFDADRLPHHWRLSTEAQRTSDEWAMLFGGLLRFADLSFRRNVHGLVISSVVPTVTGELRAMADRYFPFRPVVVEPGTRIGIPIKMDNPDEVGADRVVNALAAHHEYGGPGIVVDFGTATSFDVYGEGGEFVGGAIAPGVQSSMDALSARGAQLRTVGLTTPEQAVGRNTVEAMQSGAVYGFAGQVDRIVEELVAELGHAGRGPVVVATGGLAQAVVAACRSIHHHDPWLTLKGLRLVWEHNT; encoded by the coding sequence ATGCTGCTCGCCGTGGACGTCGGCAACTCGCAGACGGTCATCGGCGTGTTCGATGCGGACCGGTTGCCGCACCATTGGCGGCTGTCGACCGAGGCGCAGCGCACCAGCGACGAGTGGGCGATGCTCTTCGGGGGGCTGCTGCGGTTCGCCGACCTGTCCTTCCGCCGCAACGTGCACGGCCTCGTCATCTCGTCGGTCGTGCCCACGGTGACCGGCGAGCTCCGAGCGATGGCCGATCGCTACTTCCCGTTCCGTCCGGTCGTGGTGGAGCCGGGAACCCGGATCGGCATCCCGATCAAGATGGACAATCCCGACGAGGTCGGGGCCGACCGGGTCGTGAACGCCCTGGCTGCGCACCACGAGTACGGCGGTCCGGGCATCGTCGTGGACTTCGGGACGGCCACGAGCTTCGACGTCTACGGGGAGGGCGGCGAGTTCGTCGGCGGCGCGATCGCCCCCGGTGTGCAGTCGTCCATGGACGCGCTGTCGGCGCGCGGCGCCCAGCTGCGCACCGTCGGGCTCACCACCCCGGAGCAGGCGGTCGGTCGCAACACCGTCGAAGCCATGCAGTCGGGGGCGGTCTACGGGTTCGCCGGCCAGGTCGACCGGATCGTCGAGGAACTCGTGGCCGAGCTCGGGCACGCCGGCCGAGGGCCGGTCGTCGTCGCGACCGGGGGGCTGGCCCAGGCTGTCGTCGCCGCCTGCCGCAGCATCCACCACCACGACCCTTGGCTCACCCTCAAGGGTCTGCGTCTGGTGTGGGAGCACAACACGTAG
- the folP gene encoding dihydropteroate synthase has protein sequence MVGPIVRVAGAGLPEAPRPFVVSGVRSLEELRAAWAASGARVRREGNRLVGTSTVEALVRAAGRCLRDDEARSLERAARDAIAAWADPTPTLELPQGALELAGGPALMGIVNVTPDSFFDGGVVYPGNHPDAAVRLARRLAAEGAAIIDVGGESTRPGADPVDEAEELARVVPVIEALAAANAPEPKPVVSIDTMKPEVARQAVAAGAQLVNDVSGGPPELLEVVARTGVGYVFMHRRGTPKDMQQHVDYGDVVGDVFDALTDGLRRCVAAGIPESRIAVDPGIGFAKTVAQNCALLRAVPELRSLGRPVVVGASRKSFLGKLLDGESTADRLEGSLACAALATADRAGVLRVHDVAETARAVRVARAIAAADDAVVRA, from the coding sequence ATGGTGGGGCCGATCGTTCGTGTCGCCGGCGCGGGGCTGCCGGAGGCCCCGCGACCGTTCGTCGTGTCGGGCGTCCGTTCCCTCGAGGAGTTGCGCGCCGCGTGGGCCGCATCGGGTGCCCGGGTGCGCCGGGAGGGCAACCGGCTGGTCGGGACCTCGACGGTGGAGGCCCTCGTCCGGGCGGCGGGCCGATGCTTGCGCGACGACGAGGCTCGGTCACTCGAACGGGCCGCGCGCGATGCGATCGCGGCGTGGGCGGACCCGACCCCCACCCTCGAACTGCCGCAGGGCGCCCTCGAGCTCGCCGGGGGCCCCGCCCTCATGGGCATCGTGAACGTCACGCCCGACTCGTTCTTCGACGGTGGCGTCGTCTACCCGGGGAATCACCCCGATGCGGCGGTGCGGCTCGCCCGCCGGCTGGCGGCCGAGGGGGCCGCCATCATCGACGTCGGGGGCGAGTCGACACGGCCCGGGGCGGATCCCGTCGACGAGGCGGAGGAGCTCGCGCGAGTGGTGCCCGTGATCGAGGCGCTGGCCGCTGCCAACGCGCCCGAGCCGAAGCCCGTCGTGAGCATCGACACGATGAAGCCCGAGGTCGCCCGTCAAGCCGTGGCCGCGGGCGCGCAGTTGGTCAACGACGTGAGCGGTGGCCCCCCGGAACTGCTGGAGGTCGTCGCGCGCACCGGCGTCGGTTACGTGTTCATGCACCGCAGGGGCACCCCCAAGGACATGCAGCAGCACGTCGACTACGGCGACGTGGTCGGGGACGTGTTCGACGCGCTCACCGACGGGCTCCGCCGATGCGTCGCGGCCGGGATCCCCGAGTCGCGCATCGCGGTCGACCCCGGCATCGGGTTCGCCAAGACCGTCGCGCAGAATTGCGCGTTGCTCCGCGCCGTCCCGGAGCTGCGCAGTCTCGGGCGACCGGTGGTGGTCGGCGCGAGCCGTAAGAGCTTCCTCGGCAAGCTGCTCGACGGCGAGTCGACCGCCGATCGCCTCGAGGGCAGCCTCGCCTGCGCCGCCCTCGCGACCGCCGACCGTGCCGGCGTACTGCGCGTGCACGACGTCGCCGAAACCGCCCGGGCGGTGCGGGTCGCCCGCGCGATCGCTGCCGCGGATGACGCGGTGGTGCGGGCGTGA
- the folK gene encoding 2-amino-4-hydroxy-6-hydroxymethyldihydropteridine diphosphokinase: MSAVLPPRRREATAFLGLGSNLGDRLAHLQDAVDLLHSRPGLRVVKLSSAYETEPVGGEHVGDEFLNLVVRVATRASPQRLLTASQAVEQALGRVRTVRWGPRTIDVDILLYDQRAVQTRRLQIPHPRLHERAFVLVPLCELAPDHPLPDGRTVAEVRDALGAAAGVEVSQLEVELPTSRNGGARA; this comes from the coding sequence GTGAGCGCGGTGCTGCCGCCGCGTCGCCGGGAGGCCACGGCCTTCCTCGGCCTCGGGAGCAACCTCGGGGACCGTTTGGCGCATCTACAGGACGCCGTGGACCTTCTGCACTCGCGGCCGGGTCTGCGCGTCGTCAAGCTCTCGAGTGCGTACGAGACCGAGCCGGTGGGGGGCGAGCACGTCGGCGACGAGTTCCTGAATCTCGTCGTCCGCGTCGCGACCCGCGCGAGCCCACAACGGCTGCTGACCGCCAGTCAGGCGGTCGAGCAGGCCCTCGGGCGGGTTCGGACGGTCCGGTGGGGTCCGCGTACGATCGACGTGGACATCCTGCTCTACGATCAGCGGGCCGTGCAGACCCGCCGCCTGCAGATCCCGCACCCGCGGCTGCACGAGCGCGCATTCGTGCTCGTGCCGCTCTGCGAGCTCGCGCCCGATCACCCCCTGCCGGACGGTCGGACGGTCGCGGAGGTGCGCGACGCGTTGGGAGCCGCCGCGGGGGTAGAGGTGTCGCAACTCGAGGTCGAGCTACCCACGTCCAGAAACGGAGGAGCGCGCGCGTGA